From the Oryza glaberrima chromosome 5, OglaRS2, whole genome shotgun sequence genome, one window contains:
- the LOC127773273 gene encoding NADH dehydrogenase [ubiquinone] 1 beta subcomplex subunit 2 translates to MGGGGHGGGTTYKGYTIPHNKRWHTVAGKGLCAVMWFWVFYRAKQDGAVLLGMRHPWDGHDDHSHGHGHEHEGSSSTSSSH, encoded by the exons atgggcggcggtgggcacggcggcggcacgacgtACAAGGGGTACACCATCCCCCACAACAAGCGCTGGCACACCGTCGCCGGCAAGGGCCTCTGCGCCGTCATGTG GTTTTGGGTTTTCTACAGGGCTAAGCAGGACGGTGCTGTTCTCTTG GGCATGCGTCATCCTTGGGATGGTCATGATGATCACTCACATGGTCATGGGCATGAGCATGAG GGATCATCATCAACATCATCGTCTCACTAA